Within Dysosmobacter sp. Marseille-Q4140, the genomic segment GATGGCATTAAGGGTGATACTTAAGGTACAAATTGTATTTTTTCGCACATCAGAGGACTTGGCCTGACCGTTCTTTACTGCTTTCCAAAAAGGAATATACTGAGATACTTGTTCCCAAAAATGAATTGCTAAGTTGCATTTCTCCTCCAAACCTAAGTCCAGATCTTTTAATAAGGCTTCCGTGCCGCTACAGATTGCACTTAATGTAAACAGTGCTTTAGATCGGTTGGATATGGAGGTATGTTCTTTTTCGGTCACATCCTGAAAGACATTAACCGTATTAATAACCCGCTTTGCAACAATGGAAGACTCTTCCCGCGAGTTAAAAAGAATGTTGATTGATTTTGTAGGACGAATTGCATAGCGGTTAAGATCCGAAAACATTTGCTGGGAATGAGCGAGACCTTCATCGCGATAGAAAACAACGGAGATATGCTCATTCTTTAGCTCGGGGTTCTTTTTTATTGCTTCCGCAATAGCGGCTTGCCGATGCTGCCCGTCATTTATGAGAAACTTGGCACTCATAGAAATTGTAATGTGACCGAGAAGGGGCTCGTCTTCATTTAATGGAATAAACTCCATGCCACCATCAACGGAAACTGTTATCGAAGAAAACACATAGTCATCGGGGTTCTCTAAAATGTAATCTCGAATTTCTGGAATCCTGGCACGGTTGAGAATACGCTGTGCCCGAATTTCTGGTGGTAGTTGTTCGTCAACAAACTGAAAGATTTTCGGGATCACCTCTAATGGAACCATC encodes:
- the dndB gene encoding DNA sulfur modification protein DndB; the encoded protein is MSSASFVFPAVKGIQAKREYFTSMVPLEVIPKIFQFVDEQLPPEIRAQRILNRARIPEIRDYILENPDDYVFSSITVSVDGGMEFIPLNEDEPLLGHITISMSAKFLINDGQHRQAAIAEAIKKNPELKNEHISVVFYRDEGLAHSQQMFSDLNRYAIRPTKSINILFNSREESSIVAKRVINTVNVFQDVTEKEHTSISNRSKALFTLSAICSGTEALLKDLDLGLEEKCNLAIHFWEQVSQYIPFWKAVKNGQAKSSDVRKNTICTLSITLNAIGAGGNQIIQRYPDTWERHLCHLAHIDWSKTNPVWENLVFIHGKVATNRASQRAMATYIENIMTEEIGG